The proteins below are encoded in one region of Oncorhynchus tshawytscha isolate Ot180627B linkage group LG04, Otsh_v2.0, whole genome shotgun sequence:
- the LOC112248303 gene encoding uncharacterized protein LOC112248303 yields the protein MGSLASEVLDEAHCFWATCAHPCCWESEQRIAKGVPHYIKQRTSDGGRAPVDVEEFPTLSVVNVSEWTEGQKTPKGKLLYKTRSKENFATDASLTLLSSQSQVQQREHNTSADLHVPGLNSVDQIARNKQHKEVKLSTAQINQLASCSSASWGSGSLVMWVPNPQHIPQCQARNRPKSPYVPVKELICLPSLKTSKINRNPRIEVQESKNVRKRVPFQLTTLTSKPRSEHGLSSPVAQQTVHPTDLALAKPDTDTDPKREEEEAQTQAHTSPHPPPAPRIPSAFLLRNKPVVFHSVRERVLRRHTQQDLSTYKYKLDSKTGGGGIDWDSLRRQTYLWRKHNLPPREKPFPPEDMTVSQIGFGFYPIPKAMLHHDPRSPLSKGPAVWRCLECVDGMWCGHGGGPLASISKCLNSLVSNSSFKFCSRSNLSCQNPLHQLLDGDYLSDVDPGNKGTIAPQNSMMYLQDTASNYSDCQGEDNEFGLCPERDAEGGLGSLERPGRSS from the exons ATGGGCAGCCTTGCCAGTGAGGTTTTGGATGAGGCCCACTGTTTCTGGGCGACGTGCGCTCATCCTTGCTGCTGGGAGTCGGAGCAGCGCATTGCCAAAGGCGTCCCACACTACATAAAGCAAAGAACATCAGATGGGGGCAGAGCCCCTGTAGATG TGGAAGAGTTTCCAACCCTTAGTGTGGTTAATGTATCGGAGTGGACTGAGGGCCAAAAGACCCCTAAAGGGAAGCTGCTTTACAAGACGCGTAGCAAGGAGAATTTTGCCACAGATGCCTCTCTAACTCTTCTCTCCAGCCAGTCACAAGTCCAGCAGCGGGAGCATAACACAAG TGCAGACCTTCACGTTCCAGggttaaactctgttgaccagatTGCTCGTAATAAACAACACAAGGAAGTAAAG CTCAGCACAGCTCAGATCAATCAGTTGGCCAGCTGTTCCAGTGCATCATGGGGCTCTGGCTCCCTAGTGATGTGGGTACCCAATCCCCAACACATCCCGCAGTGCCAAGCCCGAAACAG GCCTAAATCTCCCTATGTACCTGTCAAGGAGCTCATTTGCCTTCCGTCCTTAAAAACCTCAAAAATT AACAGAAATCCAAGAATTGAAGTACAAGAGTCCAAGAATGTGCGGAAAAGGGTGCCGTTCCAGCTGACAACATTGACGTCAAAGCCGAGAAGTGAGCATGGGTTGAGCTCCCCAGTGGCACAGCAAACTGTCCACCCAACAGACCTTGCCCTGGCCAAGCCTGACACAGACACTGACCctaagagggaggaggaggaggcccaGACCCAGGCTCATACCAGCCCACACCCTCCCCCAGCACCCAGGATCCCCAGTGCTTTCCTCCTCAGGAACAAACCTGTGGTGTTCCACAGTGTCAGGGAGAGGGTACTGAGAAGACACACCCAGCAGGACCTCTCAACATACAAGTACAAACTGGACAGCAAG ACTGGTGGGGGTGGCATTGACTGGgatagtctgagaagacagacctATCTGTGGAGGAAGCACAACCTTCCACCCAGAGAGAAGCCATTTCCCCCAGAGGACATGACTGTCAGCCAGATAGGCTTTGGTTTCTACCCCATCCCAAAGGCCATGCTCCATCACGACCCAAGGAGCCCTCTGTCCAAAG GTCCAGCTGTGTGGCGCTGCCTGGAATGTGTGGATGGGATGTGGTGTGGCCATGGTGGTGGTCCACTGGCCTCCATATCCAAGTGCCTTAACTCATTGGTGTCAAACAGTTCCTTCAAGTTCTGTAGCAGATCCAACCTCAGCTGTCAAAACCCCTTGCACCAA CTCCTAGATGGAGATTACCTAAGTGATGTGGATCCAGGCAACAAGGGCACCATCGCTCCTCAGAACTCCATGATGTACCTTCAGGACACAGCTTCAAACTACAGTG ACTGTCAAGGAGAGGATAATGAATTTGGCTTATGTCCAGAGAGAGATGCTGAAGGAGGTCTAGGATCCCTAGAGAGGCCAGGTAGGAGCTCTTAG
- the si:dkey-90l8.3 gene encoding LIM domain transcription factor LMO4.1 produces the protein MVNSQLGGGVASPPRSCAGCGGKIADRFLLFSMERYWHTRCLKCSCCHAQLGDIGNTCYSKGGMILCRSDYIRLFGHSGACSTCGQSIPANEMVMRAQGNVYHLKCFTCATCRNRLVPGDRFHYVNGTIFCEHDRPEAALLSSHLPPLQSNPVLPDQKVC, from the exons ATGGTGAACAGTCAGCTGGGTGGTGGTGTGGCGTCACCCCCCAGGTCGTGTGCAGGATGCGGGGGGAAGATCGCAGACCGCTTCCTGCTCTTCTCCATGGAGCGCTACTGGCACACACGCTGTCTCAAGTGCTCCTGCTGCCACGCACAGCTAGGCGACATTGGCAACACCTGCTACAGTAAAGGAGGCATGATCCTGTGTAGGAGCGACTATATCAG GTTGTTCGGGCACAGTGGAGCATGCAGCACCTGTGGCCAGTCGATCCCGGCCAATGAGATGGTTATGAGGGCACAGGGCAATGTGTACCATCTCAAG TGTTTCACCTGTGCCACCTGTAGAAACAGACTGGTGCCAGGCGACCGCTTCCACTATGTTAACGGCACCATCTTCTGTGAGCACGACCGGCCAGAGGCTGCACTGCTCAGCAGCCACCTGCCCCCACTCCAGAGTAACCCTGTGCTGCCTGACCAGAAG GTGTGCTGA
- the ccn1l2 gene encoding CCN family member 1: MFSLVSLRRTVSTLFVLLSSAAVMVESDCLTQCSCGPSPPSCPAGISWVTDACGCCKVCARQFNQDCSPSQPCDHIKGLHCHLGAGGHPERGLCRAEAQGRPCEFNGRVYQHGEDFQPSCQHQCSCMDGVVGCMPLCPQQVPLPDWRCSQPRLARPWGRCCEEWVCDDKNNIGEDPEEPPQAALPDPQPLPNHINNQLQAQTLAQPHYQASTGVTFREFVSLPRSQVLLSARCLPQTTDWTECSTTCGMGISSRVTNNNAECRLVRETRLCQVRQCDLPLTPAIKRVKKCQRTVRPQEPIRINFAGCSTTRRHRPHTCGFCADGRCCTPSLTRTVRLRFQCPDGEGFTRNVMWIQSCSCKKSCHNHSSPSRPSVSLHNDIHNFRH; encoded by the exons ATGTTTTCTCTGGTTAGTTTGAGACGGACCGTCTCCACACTGTTCgttctcctctccagtgctgctgTCATG GTGGAGAGTGACTGTCTTACCCAGTGCTCCTGTGGCCCCTCACCGCCATCGTGCCCAGCGGGCATTAGTTGGGTAACAGATGCCTGTGGCTGCTGTAAGGTGTGTGCCAGGCAGTTCAACCAGGACTGCAGCCCCAGCCAGCCCTGTGACCACATCAAGGGCCTGCACTGCCACCTGGGGGCTGGGGGACACCCAGAGAGAGGCCTGTGCCGAG cGGAGGCCCAGGGTCGGCCCTGTGAGTTCAACGGGCGTGTCTACCAGCATGGAGAGGACTTCCAGCCCAGCTGCCAGCACCAGTGCAGCTGCATGGACGGGGTGGTGGGCTGCATGCCACTTTGTCCCCAGCAGGTACCCTTGCCCGACTGGCGCTGCTCCCAGCCAAGGCTGGCACGGCCCTGGGGCCGCTGCTGTGAGGAGTGGGTCTGTGATGACAAAAATAACATCGGTGAGGACCCAGAGGAACCTCCACAGGCAGCCCTACCTGACCCACAACCCCTCCCAAACCACATCAACAACCAGCTCCAGGCCCAAACCCTGGCCCAGCCACACTATCAGGCCAGCACTGGAGTCACCTTTAGAG AGTTTGTGTCCCTCCCCAGGTCCCAGGTGTTGCTAAGCGCCAGATGCCTCCCTCAGACCACTGATTGGACGGAATGTTCCACCACGTGCGGGATGGGCATCTCAAGCCGGGTGACCAATAACAACGCAGAGTGTCGGCTGGTCAGAGAGACACGACTCTGTCAGGTCCGCCAATGTGACCTGCCGCTTACCCCAGCAATCAAG AGGGTAAAGAAGTGCCAGCGTACAGTGCGGCCCCAGGAGCCAATCAGGATCAACTTTGCTGGCTGCTCCACAACACGCCGCCATCGACCTCACACCTGTGGCTTCTGTGCGGATGGGCGATGCTGCACCCCTTCACTGACCCGCACCGTCCGCCTGCGCTTCCAATGTCCCGACGGAGAGGGCTTCACACGCAACGTCATGTGGATCCAGAGCTGCAGCTGCAAGAAGAGCTGCCACAATCACAGTTCCCCCTCAAGGCCCTCTGTCAGCCTGCACAATGACATCCACAACTTCAGGCACTGA